From Rubrivirga sp. SAORIC476, a single genomic window includes:
- a CDS encoding prolipoprotein diacylglyceryl transferase, producing the protein MYPRISDLTRDLFGFDFPIDLYAFGLMVAIGILVATAMTRVEVDRRYALGWMKSVRDTVKDDKGREKTVQASPSVLLWNMALMAGGFGVLGAKLFHIIDYWDEFTADPLGMIFSGSGLTVYGGILLGSIAILWYAKKKGVSRAHLADAAAPGLLFAYGIGRIGCYLSGDGDWGVCSSLDDKPGWLPGWLWSETFPNNMLGQMDPVVYNATQRGAECALANPTGVYPTMLYEFAMASVLAGILWVLRKNPFRAGWLISLYAVFAGAERFLIEFIRVNPDAAFGLPQSQIISIGFIIAGVVGLVLTTKRRDDTPGATPEAVPVAA; encoded by the coding sequence ATGTACCCCCGGATCAGCGACCTCACGCGCGACCTCTTCGGGTTCGACTTCCCGATCGACCTCTACGCCTTTGGCCTCATGGTGGCCATCGGGATCCTCGTCGCGACCGCAATGACGCGGGTCGAAGTGGACCGCCGCTATGCGCTCGGCTGGATGAAGTCGGTCCGCGATACCGTCAAGGACGACAAGGGGCGCGAGAAGACGGTCCAGGCCAGTCCGTCGGTGCTCCTCTGGAACATGGCGCTCATGGCGGGCGGCTTCGGCGTGCTCGGCGCCAAGCTGTTCCACATCATCGACTACTGGGACGAGTTCACGGCCGACCCGCTGGGGATGATCTTCTCGGGCTCCGGGCTGACCGTCTACGGCGGCATCCTGCTCGGCTCCATCGCCATCCTGTGGTACGCGAAGAAGAAGGGCGTCTCCCGCGCCCACCTCGCCGACGCCGCCGCGCCGGGCCTGCTGTTCGCATACGGCATCGGCCGCATCGGCTGTTACCTCTCGGGGGACGGCGACTGGGGCGTGTGCTCGTCGCTGGACGACAAGCCGGGCTGGCTGCCAGGCTGGCTCTGGAGCGAGACGTTCCCGAACAACATGCTCGGGCAGATGGACCCGGTCGTCTACAACGCGACCCAGCGTGGCGCCGAATGTGCGCTGGCCAACCCGACGGGCGTCTATCCGACGATGCTCTACGAGTTCGCGATGGCGAGCGTGCTGGCGGGCATCCTGTGGGTGCTCCGCAAGAATCCGTTCCGCGCGGGCTGGCTGATCTCGCTCTACGCCGTGTTCGCGGGCGCCGAGCGCTTCCTGATCGAGTTCATCCGCGTCAACCCGGACGCGGCGTTCGGGCTGCCGCAGTCGCAGATCATCTCGATCGGCTTCATCATCGCGGGCGTCGTCGGCCTCGTGCTGACGACCAAGCGGCGCGACGACACTCCCGGCGCGACGCCCGAGGCCGTGCCGGTCGCCGCATGA
- the hisS gene encoding histidine--tRNA ligase translates to MAYQTIRGTFDILPDAHSSGGSTIQGAAAWRWVEGVVRDAMARFAFEEIRTPVLEPLELVARGVGGTTDIVQKEMFVVERSKESYVLRPEVTAPVMRAYLEHHLEQRGGAQRLYYIGPCFRAERPQKGRYRQFHQFGTELLGSDDPRADAEVIANLRAIYDAFGITGTRLRLNTLGDAADRPAFRDALRAYFAPHADVLSATSRQRLEANPLRILDTKDERERTLLADAPRITDFIGDDARAHYDALKGLLDGLGVPYVEDPLLVRGLDYYTRTVFELESDALGAQGALAAGGRYDGLAQAVGSKKPVPAVGYAAGIERLFIALAEQEVVLPEAPRPDVFLVCLGDAAEAAGFGLAQTLRRAGLAVDFALGGRSMKAQMKAADRSQAAVAVILGDDELTAGVAQVRDLGASAQRTVPIDQLALALTRDAP, encoded by the coding sequence ATGGCCTACCAGACGATCCGCGGCACGTTCGACATCTTGCCCGACGCCCACAGCTCCGGGGGCTCGACGATCCAGGGGGCGGCGGCGTGGCGCTGGGTCGAAGGCGTGGTCCGGGACGCGATGGCGCGGTTCGCGTTCGAGGAGATCCGGACGCCGGTGCTGGAGCCGCTGGAACTGGTCGCCCGCGGGGTGGGGGGGACCACCGACATCGTGCAGAAGGAGATGTTCGTCGTCGAGCGGTCGAAGGAATCGTACGTGCTCCGGCCCGAGGTCACGGCGCCCGTTATGCGGGCCTACCTGGAGCACCACCTGGAGCAGCGCGGCGGCGCGCAGCGGCTCTACTACATCGGGCCGTGCTTCCGCGCCGAGCGCCCGCAGAAGGGGCGTTACCGCCAGTTCCACCAGTTCGGGACCGAGCTGCTCGGGTCGGACGACCCCCGTGCGGACGCCGAGGTCATCGCCAACCTGCGCGCCATCTACGACGCGTTCGGCATCACCGGGACGCGCCTCCGACTCAACACGCTCGGCGACGCCGCCGACCGCCCCGCCTTCCGCGACGCCCTGCGGGCCTACTTCGCGCCCCACGCGGACGTCCTCTCGGCGACGAGCCGGCAGCGGCTGGAGGCCAACCCGCTCCGCATCCTCGACACCAAGGACGAGCGCGAACGTACTCTCCTCGCCGACGCGCCCCGCATCACCGACTTCATCGGCGACGACGCCCGCGCCCACTACGACGCGCTGAAGGGCCTCCTGGACGGCCTCGGCGTGCCCTACGTCGAGGACCCGCTGCTCGTCCGCGGCCTGGACTACTACACGCGGACGGTGTTCGAACTGGAGTCCGACGCGCTCGGCGCGCAGGGGGCGCTGGCCGCAGGGGGGCGCTACGACGGGCTCGCGCAGGCGGTCGGCTCGAAGAAGCCCGTCCCGGCGGTCGGCTACGCGGCAGGCATCGAGCGGCTGTTCATCGCGCTCGCCGAGCAGGAGGTGGTCCTGCCCGAGGCGCCGCGCCCCGACGTGTTCCTCGTCTGCCTCGGCGACGCGGCCGAGGCGGCCGGGTTCGGCCTCGCCCAGACGCTCCGCCGCGCCGGGCTGGCGGTCGATTTCGCACTCGGCGGCCGGTCCATGAAGGCCCAGATGAAGGCAGCCGACCGGTCGCAGGCCGCCGTCGCCGTCATCCTCGGCGACGACGAACTGACGGCGGGCGTCGCACAGGTCCGCGACCTCGGCGCCAGCGCACAGCGGACCGTGCCCATCGACCAACTCGCCCTGGCGCTCACGCGCGACGCACCGTAG
- a CDS encoding T9SS type A sorting domain-containing protein produces the protein MGLFLSTALAVSAQPTVYIPTAADGATASSFIDGLCIGCSVTGTDDVVGRRQDAARLVVPVGVLSSAGIRVDLPASESANTRAGFVIDDPNGLLDVAVIDRVTVRTYLGATLQESRSGTSLLSLQLMASGLSKVTFRARKAYDAVEIEFDGAVALLTEIDVRYAIITRPTTLDRIVALESDGATASGSTSGLCLGCVVDDLSEAIDLPVATAANLRIPLGIAGSATLTVDYGTMLPAKAWTGFWVSSDADLLDLAVLGAIRVRALNGGDVVGEASGDDLRVTTRPDGLSFIRFRTNEAFDTVSIRISSLIGLSMNLNVHQTLTVPVETASGLDEAPLAAAPSSPARSVAEAGIQLGAPRPNPAAGLARVSLSTDAATQVRVAVYDALGREVAVLHDGTVDAGTRELTLDGTSLSPGTYVVRAASGAEAPQTRVLTIGR, from the coding sequence ATGGGCCTCTTCCTCAGCACGGCCCTGGCCGTCTCGGCGCAGCCTACCGTGTACATCCCGACCGCCGCGGATGGGGCGACGGCGTCCAGCTTTATCGATGGCCTTTGCATCGGATGTTCGGTCACCGGCACCGACGACGTGGTCGGTCGCCGCCAGGATGCGGCCCGCCTCGTGGTGCCTGTCGGCGTGCTGTCGTCGGCAGGCATCCGGGTGGACCTTCCGGCCTCCGAGTCCGCCAACACCCGCGCCGGGTTCGTGATCGATGATCCGAACGGTCTCCTCGATGTGGCGGTGATCGACCGGGTCACCGTACGGACCTACCTGGGGGCGACCCTCCAGGAGAGCCGGTCTGGCACGTCGCTCCTGTCGCTCCAGCTCATGGCTTCGGGTCTCAGCAAGGTCACGTTCCGAGCGCGGAAGGCGTATGACGCCGTCGAGATCGAGTTCGACGGGGCGGTCGCTCTCCTCACCGAGATCGACGTCCGCTACGCCATCATCACGCGCCCGACGACGCTGGACCGCATCGTCGCCCTCGAGTCCGACGGCGCCACGGCGTCGGGCTCGACCTCCGGCCTCTGCCTCGGGTGCGTGGTGGACGACCTCTCGGAGGCCATCGACCTGCCGGTGGCGACCGCGGCGAACCTGCGAATCCCGCTCGGCATCGCCGGCAGTGCCACACTCACGGTGGACTACGGCACGATGCTGCCCGCCAAGGCGTGGACCGGCTTCTGGGTGTCGTCCGATGCCGACCTGCTGGACCTCGCCGTGCTGGGTGCCATCCGGGTCCGGGCCCTCAACGGCGGCGACGTGGTCGGCGAAGCCAGCGGCGATGACCTCCGCGTGACCACGCGGCCCGACGGGCTCTCGTTCATCCGCTTCCGCACGAACGAGGCGTTCGACACGGTGAGCATCCGCATCAGCAGCCTCATCGGGCTGAGCATGAATCTCAACGTGCACCAGACGCTGACGGTGCCGGTCGAGACCGCGTCGGGCCTCGACGAGGCGCCGCTCGCCGCAGCGCCGTCCAGCCCGGCGCGGAGCGTCGCCGAGGCGGGCATTCAGTTGGGCGCACCGCGGCCGAACCCGGCCGCCGGCCTGGCCCGCGTGTCCTTGAGCACGGACGCCGCCACCCAGGTCCGCGTGGCGGTCTACGACGCGCTGGGCCGCGAGGTCGCGGTCCTCCACGACGGGACCGTCGACGCTGGGACCCGCGAGCTGACGCTCGACGGCACCTCGCTGTCGCCGGGCACCTACGTCGTCCGCGCAGCGAGCGGGGCCGAGGCGCCCCAGACCCGCGTGCTCACGATCGGGCGCTGA
- a CDS encoding RluA family pseudouridine synthase: protein MNPDSNEPDPIETVIELEVPPGQSPVRIDLYLTDKTANATRTKVQRAIKEGRVEVNGALASKVSMPVQPGDRIRCTVMRPPPIEIVPEDIPLSILYEDDTLLVVDKPAGMVVHPAYGHRSGTLINALLHHVGAGPLSGDEIEDTDDDDVGLSTATAGPRYEGDPTVRPGLVHRLDKDTTGVMVVAKTDVAAAHLGKQFADRTIRRRYLALVWGVPEAKGRVEGWLGRSPRDRKKVSVRPEGEGKWAATTYEVVDDLGTTALVRFRLETGRTHQIRVHAQSIGHPVFGDVTYGGDRIVYGAAEGSRKAFMRNLFTRLGPRQALHASTLGFVHPTTGEEMDFEAPLPEDMAWVVERLRKVEAGR from the coding sequence ATGAACCCCGATTCCAACGAGCCCGATCCGATCGAGACGGTCATAGAACTGGAGGTGCCGCCCGGCCAGTCGCCGGTCCGCATCGACCTCTACCTGACCGACAAGACGGCCAACGCGACGCGAACGAAGGTGCAGCGCGCCATCAAGGAGGGGCGCGTCGAGGTCAACGGGGCGCTCGCCTCCAAGGTGTCGATGCCGGTCCAGCCGGGCGACCGGATCCGGTGCACGGTGATGCGCCCGCCACCCATCGAGATCGTCCCCGAGGACATCCCGCTGTCGATCCTCTACGAGGACGACACCCTGCTCGTGGTCGACAAGCCCGCCGGGATGGTGGTCCACCCGGCCTACGGTCACCGATCCGGGACGCTCATCAACGCGCTGCTGCACCACGTCGGCGCGGGGCCGCTGTCGGGCGATGAGATCGAGGACACCGACGACGACGACGTCGGACTGTCGACCGCGACGGCGGGGCCGCGCTACGAGGGCGACCCGACGGTCCGCCCCGGCCTCGTCCACCGGCTCGACAAGGACACGACCGGCGTGATGGTGGTCGCCAAGACCGACGTGGCCGCGGCGCACCTCGGCAAGCAGTTCGCCGACCGGACCATCCGCCGCCGCTACCTGGCGCTGGTCTGGGGCGTCCCCGAGGCGAAGGGGCGTGTGGAAGGCTGGCTCGGCCGGAGCCCGCGCGACCGCAAGAAGGTCTCCGTGCGCCCCGAGGGCGAGGGCAAGTGGGCCGCGACGACCTACGAGGTGGTCGACGACCTGGGCACGACCGCGCTGGTCCGCTTCCGGCTGGAGACCGGGCGGACGCACCAGATCCGCGTCCACGCCCAGTCCATCGGGCACCCGGTCTTCGGCGACGTGACCTACGGCGGCGACCGGATCGTGTACGGCGCCGCAGAGGGGTCACGGAAGGCTTTCATGCGCAACCTGTTCACGCGCCTGGGTCCGCGCCAGGCGCTCCACGCGTCGACGCTCGGCTTCGTCCACCCGACGACGGGAGAGGAGATGGACTTCGAGGCCCCGCTGCCGGAGGACATGGCGTGGGTCGTCGAGCGCCTGCGAAAGGTGGAGGCCGGGCGGTAG